A stretch of Cucumis sativus cultivar 9930 chromosome 2, Cucumber_9930_V3, whole genome shotgun sequence DNA encodes these proteins:
- the LOC101206987 gene encoding protein SCAI — translation MSQPGNPANSTTINSSIPVSEAYWSLVDKADRKFSKIRDLPYYERNRYDAYFHKAFKVYTQLWKFQQENRQKLVEAGLKRWEIGEIASRIAQLYFGQYMRTSEASYLSESYVFYEAILTREYFKDGLFQDVSLANKQLRFLSRFLMVCLVLNRREMVHQLVNQLKMLLDECKRTFQETDFREWKLVVQEIMKFLKADTAFMNIRPFRYSVVLEPHPDSLTPVPPTLTTRYLRLQDAILSSYNHNEVKFSELTLDTFRMIQSLEWEPSGSFYRPNNRSGQNGGTGPSRSNFSQDIVDPTLPSNPRKSILYRPSVTHFLAVLATICEEMASDGVLLIYLSAAGSGKNFLSSPAGTDLGCESINNADNIDKTKSPCSQVEGGYKGLQSGCLSFGTRGKGGLSCIYPSDLVPFTRRPFLLVIDSDGSEAFETIHGAEKGEPAAMLLSPTAITHAVATDYSRHGSLFTLFLTAPLHAFCLLLGISGSDVEMDTFSKAENVLSSSLSEWGQLLVTSESLDQVWAQILNDPFIRRLLLRFIFCRAVLTFYAPTLGKKEYIPRCVPSLPSVVDPTTATLQSVVMKIANILGVSRSFVFSENLLLSEN, via the exons ATGTCGCAGCCGGGAAATCCGGCCAATAGCACCACCATCAACAGTAGCATTCCAGTGAGCGAAGCCTACTGGTCTCTTGTTGACAAAGCTGACCGGAAGTTCTCCAAGATCAGGGACCTGCCTTATTACGAGCGCAATAG GTACGATGCGTATTTCCACAAGGCGTTCaaagtgtacacacagttatGGAAGTTTCAGCAAGAGAATCGTCAGAAGTTGGTCGAGGCAGGGCTAAAGAGATGGGAGATTGGCGAGATTGCTTCACGAATTGCTCAGCTTTACTTTGGGCAATACATGAGGACCAGTGAAGCGAGCTATTTGTCTGAGTCTTACGTATTTTATGAAGCAATATTGACTCGAGAGTACTTCAAGGATGGATTGTTTCAAGATGTCAGTCTTGCGAACAAGCAGTTGAGATTCCTGTCCAGATTTCTGATGGTGTGCCTGGTTCTGAATCGAAGAGAAATGGTGCACCAGTTGGTTAATCAGCTCAAAATGTTGCTCGATGAGTGTAAGAGAACATTCCAG GAAACGGACTTTAGAGAATGGAAGCTGGTAGTTCAggaaataatgaaatttttgaaAGCAGACACAGCCTTTATGAATATCAGGCCTTTCAGATATAGTGTTGTGTTAGAGCCTCATCCAGATTCTCTAACACCTGTTCCTCCAACGCTTACAACGAGATACCTGAGGTTACAGGATGCTATTCTGAGTAGCTACAATCATAATGAG GTCAAGTTTTCTGAGCTCACGCTAGACACTTTCAGGATGATCCAGAGCCTGGAGTGGGAGCCCAGTGGTTCCTTTTATCGACCAAATAATAGAAGTGGGCAGAATGGTGGTACTGGGCCAAGCCGCAGTAACTTCTCACAGGATATAGTTGATCCTACTCTCCCATCTAATCCTCGGAAGTCAATTTTATACCGTCCTTCAGTGACACATTTTTTAGCA GTTCTAGCTACAATTTGTGAGGAGATGGCAAGTGATGGGGTTCTCTTGATATATTTGTCAGCTGCAG GCAGTGGaaagaattttttatcttcCCCAGCTGGCACTGATCTAGGGTGTGAGTCTATCAACAATGCGGACAATATTGATAAAACCAAGTCTCCTTGCAGTCAGGTTGAAGGAGGTTACAAAGGTCTCCAAAGTGGTTGCTTATCATTTGGCACTCGTGGAAAAGGAG GATTAAGCTGCATATATCCAAGTGATTTGGTTCCATTTACTAGAAGACcatttcttttagttattgATAGTGACGGCAGTGAAGCATTTGAG ACTATTCATGGAGCAGAAAAGGGAGAGCCAGCTGCAATGCTGTTATCCCCCACTGCTATTACTCATGCTGTTGCTACCGATTATTCTCGTCATGGAAGCCTTTTCACCCTCTTTCTCACAGCTCCTCTGCATGCTTTCTGTCTATTGCTTGGTATCTCAGGCTCTGATGTTGAAATG GATACATTTAGTAAAGCTGAGAACGTGCTATCCTCGTCATTAAGTGAGTGGGGGCAGTTATTGGTGACATCAGAGAGCCTTGACCAAGTTTGGGCACAGATTTTGAATGATCCATTCATAAGGCGACTTCTCTTGAG ATTTATATTCTGTCGTGCTGTGTTAACATTCTACGCACCAACCTTGGGTAAGAAGGAATATATTCCGAGGTGTGTGCCATCTCTGCCCTCCGTCGTCGATCCGACAACAGCAACATTGCAATCTGTAGTCATGAAGATAGCAAATATCCTTGGTGTAAGCCGCAGTTTCGTCTTCTCAGAAAACCTGCTACTTTCTGAAAACTAG